One window of the Lepeophtheirus salmonis chromosome 7, UVic_Lsal_1.4, whole genome shotgun sequence genome contains the following:
- the aos gene encoding protein giant-lens — protein MKSSTIMAHTSSERSAFLFTLQALIGLSVLSDFAYGYRLHDSSSDNSLHHGHHKSHHHKSRLKTFYPSGHSEGSLPTCASNAVCNKLDTYGAPWVEKQCHCPGKKGCSTSTHNRDGHTIVDRTRQYKICEPVKKLKRCKYFRDVTWTYISNPDNSTTQIMHCRCPKNSVAYLIKRRAYETATGMGFQYSFACSPQTTLRCQRKEPCRLFSVRNNSVRPSVDEVNMSTLCQCPHKRKCPKHHLEAGAIPGKAYSEDSIRTYSGYCV, from the exons atgaaGTCATCAACCATCATGGCACATACATCATCTGAAAGATCCGCTTTTCTATTTACTCTACAAGCCTTAATTGGACTTTCTGTTCTCTCAGACTTTGCATACGGTTATAGACTCCATGACTCCAGCTCTGATAACTCCTTACATCACGGACATCACAAATCCCACCATCATAAATCCCGGCTAAAGACTTTTTATCCATCAGGg CATTCGGAAGGAAGTTTACCCACATGTGCTTCAAACGCTGTTTGCAATAAGTTAGACACCTATGGAGCACCATGGGTTGAGAAGCAGTGTCATTGTCCTGGAAAGAAGGGATGTTCTACTTCTACACATAATCGAGATGGGCATACGATTGTGGATCGCACACGGCAGTACAAG ATTTGCGAGCCAGTCAAGAAGTTGAAACGCTGCAAATATTTCCGTGACGTTACATGGACTTACATCAGTAATCCAGATAATTCCACCACACAAATAATGCATTGTCGTTGTCCTAAAAACTCGGTCGCGTATCTCATCAAAAGAAGAGCCTACGAAACAGCGACTGGCATGGGATTTCAGTACAGCTTTGCATGCTCTCCACAAACG ACTCTCCGATGTCAACGTAAGGAACCCTGTCGACTATTCAGTGTTCGAAATAACTCTGTCCGTCCCTCAGTGGACGAAGTCAACATGAGCACTCTTTGCCAATGTCCACATAAACGGAAATGTCCGAAACATCATTTAGAAGCAGGAGCCATACCTGGAAAGGCATACTCGGAGGATTCCATCCGTACATATTCTGGATATTGTGTTTAA